The following proteins come from a genomic window of Mucinivorans hirudinis:
- a CDS encoding NAD kinase — protein MVFFINFAQTKLLKKMKIALYTRTDNPSLGDFLEILRANSVDFQINPTATKGCDYAISFGGDGTFLSSVRKMGRECIPIIGVNSGRLGFLSTVQKDDADLAIKELINNNFDTISRSMIKIIGEIPAEIPHRALNEFTIQKSGTAMIMIEIAIDNQDVGTYWADGVIVSTPTGSTAYSMSVGGAILTPGCGSFIISPIAPHNLNIRPLVVPDSSNISLRAITRNNSHAIITIDNREFRAGSGRGFGLVRSKYELQTIHLKGNNYYQTLRDKLLWGVDLRK, from the coding sequence TTGGTTTTTTTTATTAATTTTGCACAAACAAAGTTACTCAAAAAAATGAAAATCGCACTATATACCCGCACTGACAATCCTTCTCTTGGAGACTTCTTAGAGATTCTTAGGGCTAATAGCGTTGATTTTCAAATTAATCCGACAGCTACAAAGGGGTGTGATTATGCCATAAGTTTCGGCGGGGACGGCACTTTTTTGAGCAGTGTGCGCAAAATGGGGCGCGAGTGCATTCCCATTATTGGGGTAAATTCGGGGCGATTGGGATTCCTATCTACCGTACAAAAGGATGATGCCGACTTGGCTATCAAAGAGCTTATCAATAACAATTTCGACACCATCAGCCGTTCGATGATTAAGATAATAGGCGAAATTCCCGCAGAAATCCCACATCGCGCTCTCAATGAATTTACAATCCAAAAGAGTGGAACGGCTATGATTATGATTGAAATTGCTATTGACAATCAAGATGTTGGCACATATTGGGCTGACGGAGTCATAGTTTCCACACCGACAGGTTCAACCGCATATTCGATGAGCGTGGGCGGAGCTATACTAACTCCGGGTTGTGGTTCGTTTATTATATCGCCCATTGCGCCACACAACCTCAATATCCGCCCGCTGGTAGTGCCCGATAGTTCGAATATTTCACTGCGAGCTATAACACGCAACAACTCTCACGCAATCATCACGATAGACAATAGAGAGTTTAGAGCGGGAAGTGGGCGCGGGTTTGGATTGGTGCGCTCTAAATATGAACTGCAAACAATCCACTTGAAGGGCAATAATTATTATCAGACACTTAGAGATAAATTACTTTGGGGGGTCGATTTGAGAAAATAA
- a CDS encoding Mlc (transcriptional repressor of MalT (the transcriptional activator of maltose regulon) and manXYZ operon), giving the protein MNKNSLFSVKYDEGLSGVMYKSFLLKRRIMLCLATYGDLPTAELARHLNVSAPTVAKLIQELVGDGYLCDMGKIETAGGRRPSTFGLVANAGHFLGVDLRDDSVNLGLIDLNKNIVSISKNNPFTVEERPETLENLCSMIDDYIASLHFDKSQILGMGLILRGRVDSSTGHSYNHFKFDSRPLAQTMTQMTGIETIIENDTRAMAYAEYTHSDTENIKNALFINMTRGVGVGIVIDGKLYYGKSGFAGEFGHIPFFDNEMICHCGKKGCLETEASGAALEQKFTQSLSRGASSILSDKFRRGEKIHLVDIIEAARKDDVLSIDLITVIGEKLGRGIGVLINLFNPELVVVGGIMAEVGDYLMLPIKTALNKYSLSLVNKDSTLRLSTLGDLAGVIGAAQLTRNRILEIM; this is encoded by the coding sequence ATGAATAAAAACTCCCTATTTAGTGTCAAATACGATGAGGGTTTGAGCGGCGTAATGTACAAATCATTTTTGCTCAAACGACGCATTATGTTGTGTTTAGCGACATATGGCGACTTGCCAACTGCCGAACTTGCTCGCCATCTGAATGTTAGTGCCCCCACTGTTGCAAAACTAATACAAGAGCTTGTCGGTGATGGGTATTTGTGTGATATGGGCAAAATTGAGACGGCAGGTGGGCGGCGCCCTTCTACTTTTGGACTCGTTGCAAATGCCGGTCACTTTTTGGGGGTAGACCTAAGGGATGATAGTGTGAACTTAGGCTTGATAGACCTCAATAAGAACATTGTTTCAATCAGCAAAAACAACCCATTTACCGTGGAGGAGAGACCTGAAACTCTGGAGAATCTATGTTCAATGATAGATGATTACATTGCAAGTCTCCATTTCGACAAATCTCAAATACTCGGTATGGGGTTGATTCTTCGCGGCAGGGTGGACTCCTCCACAGGTCATAGTTACAACCATTTTAAGTTCGACAGTCGTCCTCTTGCCCAGACTATGACCCAAATGACCGGAATTGAAACCATCATTGAGAATGACACCCGTGCAATGGCTTATGCCGAATACACCCACAGTGACACGGAAAATATCAAGAACGCCTTGTTTATCAATATGACACGAGGCGTGGGTGTGGGCATTGTGATAGATGGAAAGCTCTATTACGGCAAGTCGGGTTTTGCGGGCGAGTTTGGACACATACCATTTTTCGACAATGAAATGATATGTCATTGTGGCAAAAAGGGATGTTTGGAGACAGAGGCTTCCGGTGCGGCACTCGAACAGAAGTTTACCCAAAGTCTCTCTCGGGGTGCGTCCTCCATTCTGTCCGACAAATTCAGACGTGGCGAAAAGATTCATCTTGTCGATATTATTGAGGCGGCGCGCAAAGATGATGTACTGTCCATCGACCTGATCACTGTTATAGGCGAAAAGCTTGGACGTGGTATAGGCGTGCTAATCAATCTTTTCAATCCTGAATTGGTGGTCGTGGGAGGAATTATGGCAGAGGTTGGCGACTATCTTATGTTGCCCATAAAGACCGCATTAAATAAGTACTCCCTCTCTTTGGTGAACAAGGACTCGACGCTGCGTCTCTCAACATTGGGCGACCTAGCCGGAGTAATAGGAGCTGCTCAACTCACTCGAAACAGAATATTAGAAATAATGTAA
- a CDS encoding Adenylosuccinate synthetase has product MKLDVVLGLQWGDEGKGKVVDVLTPNYNCIARFQGGPNAGHSLHFEGKSFVLHTIPSGVFRPNATNIIGNGVVIDPVIFAKEIAGLEAAGVNCIERIRIAKKAHLILPTHRMLDAASEAAKGKSKIGSTLKGIGPTYMDKTGRNGLRVGDIISPEFAERYETLKNKHIGLLSTYEGFEYDITDYEKEWLAAIDILRQFPIIESEYVVNEMLLGGETILAEGAQGSLLDIDFGSYPFVTSSNTICAGACTGLGIAPRSIGEVFGIFKAYCTRVGSGPFPTELFDADGDAMCTIGREFGSTTGRRRRCGWLDLVALKYTVMLNGVSQLIMMKADVLNSFSELKVAIAYRVNGVLTDEFPFETGAEIEPVYRVFKGWNCDINHIRNYEDFPTELKDYVEFIEEQTGVPINIVSVGPDRAETIIR; this is encoded by the coding sequence ATGAAATTAGACGTAGTTCTCGGTTTGCAGTGGGGCGATGAAGGGAAGGGTAAGGTTGTTGATGTGCTTACTCCTAACTATAACTGCATAGCAAGGTTTCAGGGAGGTCCCAATGCGGGGCACTCGCTACACTTCGAAGGCAAAAGCTTCGTGCTTCACACCATCCCTAGTGGCGTTTTTCGCCCCAATGCCACCAATATTATTGGTAACGGTGTTGTCATAGATCCGGTTATCTTCGCCAAGGAGATAGCAGGTCTCGAGGCAGCGGGTGTGAATTGCATCGAGAGAATCCGCATTGCAAAGAAAGCGCACCTCATCCTACCCACGCACCGTATGTTGGACGCGGCGAGCGAGGCTGCAAAAGGCAAATCGAAAATAGGCTCCACGCTCAAAGGCATTGGTCCCACCTATATGGACAAAACAGGACGCAACGGGCTGCGTGTGGGCGACATTATCTCACCTGAGTTTGCTGAGCGTTATGAGACCCTGAAAAACAAACACATAGGTCTGCTTTCGACTTACGAAGGGTTTGAGTACGATATTACCGACTACGAAAAGGAGTGGCTGGCAGCGATTGATATTCTTAGGCAATTCCCTATCATTGAGAGCGAATATGTGGTAAATGAGATGCTCTTGGGCGGTGAAACAATCTTGGCAGAGGGAGCTCAAGGGTCACTTTTGGATATTGACTTCGGTAGTTATCCCTTTGTAACTTCATCTAATACAATATGTGCCGGTGCTTGCACGGGTCTTGGGATTGCGCCGCGCTCCATAGGCGAGGTTTTTGGAATTTTCAAGGCGTATTGTACGCGGGTAGGTAGTGGGCCATTCCCGACAGAGCTCTTCGATGCTGACGGCGATGCTATGTGCACAATCGGGCGCGAATTCGGCTCCACAACGGGGCGGCGGCGGCGCTGCGGTTGGTTAGACCTTGTGGCATTGAAATATACGGTAATGTTGAATGGTGTAAGTCAGCTGATTATGATGAAAGCTGACGTTCTTAACTCGTTCTCGGAATTGAAAGTTGCCATTGCCTACCGCGTAAACGGCGTACTCACAGACGAGTTTCCTTTTGAGACCGGTGCTGAGATTGAACCTGTTTACAGGGTGTTTAAGGGTTGGAATTGCGACATAAACCACATTCGCAATTACGAGGATTTTCCCACAGAGCTCAAAGATTACGTGGAGTTTATCGAAGAGCAGACGGGTGTGCCAATTAATATAGTATCCGTGGGACCGGATCGTGCTGAAACAATAATCAGATAA
- a CDS encoding FKBP-type peptidyl-prolyl cis-trans isomerase SlyD, which produces MNITENKLVKLAYELKVDGEIADKATAERPLEFIFGTGMLLPDFEANVEGKVAGDKFAFTLTPEQGYGEINNEAVVELPKEIFMVDGVVADELLVVGSVLPMGDNMGNRMNGVIKDVKDDVVVMDFNHPMAGKILNFSGEIVEVREATDEDTAKFFGGSGGGCGCGCDKSECDSNDCSSDCNC; this is translated from the coding sequence ATGAATATTACAGAAAACAAACTTGTTAAGCTCGCATACGAGCTTAAAGTGGATGGCGAAATTGCGGACAAGGCTACCGCCGAGCGTCCTTTGGAATTTATCTTCGGTACGGGAATGTTGCTGCCGGACTTCGAGGCGAACGTTGAAGGTAAGGTGGCCGGTGATAAATTTGCATTTACCCTCACCCCAGAGCAGGGTTATGGCGAAATCAACAACGAGGCGGTTGTGGAACTTCCCAAAGAGATTTTTATGGTTGATGGAGTTGTGGCTGACGAACTTTTGGTTGTGGGCAGCGTGCTGCCTATGGGTGACAATATGGGCAACCGTATGAATGGTGTTATAAAGGATGTAAAGGATGACGTTGTGGTTATGGATTTCAACCACCCTATGGCTGGTAAAATCCTCAATTTCAGTGGCGAAATTGTGGAAGTACGTGAAGCTACAGACGAGGATACAGCTAAATTCTTTGGTGGCAGCGGTGGCGGCTGTGGTTGTGGTTGTGATAAGTCGGAGTGCGATTCAAATGACTGCTCGTCTGACTGCAACTGCTAA
- a CDS encoding Pyridoxine 5'-phosphate synthase: protein MTMTKLSVNINKVATIRNARAGNIPNVVLSAVNAERFGADGITVHPRPDGRHIRYSDVCDLKEVVTTEFNIEGYPSDDFIELVIGVKPTQVTLVPDPPTAITSNAGWDTVKNREFLQEIVARFKQAGIRTSIFVEPDPETVRAAKLTGTDRIELYTESYAIGYSEDPQKAIAPFIEAARVAAEEGLGVNAGHDLSLENLEFFAKNIPNLCEVSIGHALISDALYLGLENTIQMYKRLL from the coding sequence TTGACAATGACAAAGCTAAGTGTCAATATAAACAAAGTAGCCACCATCCGTAACGCGCGCGCCGGCAATATTCCAAACGTGGTTCTGTCGGCAGTGAATGCGGAAAGATTTGGTGCTGACGGTATTACTGTACATCCACGCCCCGATGGACGCCATATCCGTTATTCGGATGTTTGTGATTTGAAGGAGGTGGTCACCACGGAATTTAATATTGAAGGCTATCCTTCGGATGATTTTATTGAGCTGGTAATCGGAGTAAAACCTACCCAAGTAACGCTCGTGCCCGACCCGCCTACTGCCATTACGAGCAATGCGGGCTGGGATACGGTCAAAAACCGTGAATTTTTGCAGGAAATCGTTGCCCGATTCAAGCAAGCCGGCATTCGCACTTCGATTTTTGTCGAGCCCGACCCTGAGACTGTTCGCGCTGCCAAACTTACCGGTACGGATAGAATTGAATTATACACAGAAAGTTACGCGATTGGATATTCCGAAGACCCACAAAAGGCAATAGCTCCATTCATAGAGGCAGCTCGTGTGGCGGCGGAAGAGGGACTCGGAGTTAATGCAGGACACGATTTGAGCCTTGAAAACCTAGAGTTTTTTGCGAAAAACATTCCCAACCTTTGCGAGGTCTCCATTGGACACGCTCTTATAAGCGATGCTCTCTATCTAGGATTGGAGAATACCATACAAATGTACAAAAGACTTTTATAG